Sequence from the Zeugodacus cucurbitae isolate PBARC_wt_2022May chromosome 5, idZeuCucr1.2, whole genome shotgun sequence genome:
TCTGATAATCACTACTTCaactaattgaaaataaaacccGGTGTATTCCGTATAATCGCtttcaaagcaaatcaaacaatatattgattttaataaacTATAAATATGTAATGGGTCTTTTAGATAATACGATACATAAAACATGAGCTATAACGATAATGATTTACATATTAGGTTGTccacttttttgctctttattcaatgctttataaaaagtgttacagtgatgggatttagttcaaatatgccacgtttcgttcgataatttgTTTCCATCTAGGTTACAAAACTTCCCAtctgagctcccgtagcttcgaagtgtgtggtctggcgttatcCTGgtgaacactacacccttcctgttggccaattctggacgcttctggtctaTCGCCtgcttccaatcccaccaaacacacagcaaaaccttcctggccttCAATCCCGCTTTgatcactgtttgggacgattcaccggccttcgaccacgacctttTTCGGtttatattgtcgtatgtgatcaatttttcgacGCCAGTCACCAACCGCTTGAAAAAGGGGTCGAGtttgttccgtttcagcagcatatcgcagtcattgattcggttcagaaggtttttttgcgtcaaatcatgcggcacccaaacatcaagcttttttgtgtatccagccttctgcagatggtttaaaatggacGATCTAACtccatgttttccatgatttgatcggtattcgtcatcacaagtcttccgccggctgtcttatccatggtgtcgctttcacccgctctgaatagtCGAAACTATGCCTTCGCAGtttgaagtgatagagtaccattccccaaaacaccattcatCTCACGGAATGCTTCTCTAGCGGATTtatctttaacgaaggaaaactttaaaatagcgcgaagtgaactccatgtttacacgtctataactgttgcaCGCTCTGTAGTAccttatacatagccgcgaaattcaaaagacgaaAAGGCGGAAGGTAGATAtctgacaacctaatattataatgtttgaaattttttcttcattttcgctTTAATTGTAACAACTATATGCGATCCGATTCGTCCTGTCTTTCAAGCCACTTAAACGCTTCAAAAGCATCTGCGTAAAGTGATActtcacatacaaatgtacatccCCAGTTTCAGTCTCTTCATCATCTTCTCTCTCCTTACTGTTGAAATCGTCAGTGATTTCTTAATATTTGGAGTCACGGTCTTCATTAATGCTAAGAATCTTCATTGCTTCagttatatctttaaaattcaattgaagaaTTATAcagagtaaattttaataatttattccaTTATTATTTGTAATGTTTGCGATACGAATGCGTTCGGATAATCGAGATTCTACTGTACTTGTACTTAGAACCCTGCAGGATATAGTTGTAAGGTTAATCAGTACTGGTAGGGTTTATATCCAAACGCTTCATAAAATGTTTCATTGGTATATTCTTGCTTAGTTTTactaaagtgttgttgttgcaaagacACTCCACATTCTCCAAACAATTTTGTGTGCAAGGGACCGAACTGACTATCCTGGGTATTAAAAACCTGTAACCTCAGCAGCAAATCAGAACCCTTAAtgacttttttacttttagtaTAACATTCAAGGAAGTTCTATTAgtggttttcaaataaattttcttattttcaaaatttaaaattataattatttacccccatatatttaattgatattGTTATGCTATATTTTAGTGTTAATTCCGCCTTTACAACACTGCGCAGCTTGATACCAACCGAACCGTGTGATCGTAAATTATCAAAGATCGAAATACTACGTTTAGCAAAGAGCTACATAGCACATCTAGACGCGGTCATAGTGACGGGTgagcatatttaaatatgaaaagtaaACATTTGTTAAATCATTTAAAACTAAGCAAACTAAAAGttaatcaaaatattcaaacaacTTATCATCTTTTACAGGCAATAACGACAGGCCGTGCGCGAATTATTCCAGCCAACATCGATGTGAAAATGTGATATCAGCCGACAAGCCTAGATCAACTATCTGCACATTCTGCGCCACGTTAAGCGCAAATAAAAGTTAGTCGTTGAAATGGAGCACTTTTAAAGAGCACAGAACAGAGACATtatatactttattattatatacttatgtgGTATATAGACAAGTGCTATTTAGAGCTGATTATTCCGAGATTATGTTACCattccatttatttatatatttttattataatgtgTAACTTCGTGATTCCGTCAAAGAAACGAACAAAACACAAAGAGAATAACATATATTTTGACAGCAAATATTCCTGTTAAGCATTTTCCCAGGCACaggttaaataaaaacaaaataaacaatatttaattgtaataatactGTTTACTTTAGTAAGGAACTGTTGTGCTTATATCGTTGagaatataatttacatataatgTCTAGCTTTATGttcaatattgaaaattgtatgtatattcaattcCAAGGCACTAAGTCATCACTGTCGAGTTGGACAAAATCTTGTTCCGCTGTCACATGTATTGGTGGGAATTTTGACGAATCTTCAGCATTTTCGGCgctttaaagaaataattatttgtattatttaaatttaaaaggcAATGCACGTATTACCTGTTGAAATCATAACACTTATCTTCAAAATCAGTTCCGCCTTCTGCAATTAGCaagtttttatttgacaattcaTCAACTCCGTAAATTTTCGAATTCTCTTCAAAAGCACCACCTTGCGCTCTGGTGTCATCAGTTGAATGCGTCAACTTGGTTACATTTGGCTTTCCAGCATGCTGTTGGTTCATGTGCTTATTGAGATTCGCTTGGCGCACAAAGCGACTGGGACACAACTGGCAGGGATACGGTTTATCGCCAGTGTGACTAAGTAAATGCGTGTTCAAATCGGTTTGACGCGCGTATTTTTTCTCACAGTGTGGacattttattgtcttgtccaTATGATTCAGCTTCATGTGCGTCGTCATCGACGAGTGCTGTATGAAGCGTTTACCGCAGATATCACAACCGTATGGACGTTCGCCTGTGTGGCGACGCTGATGGCTTTTGAGTGTAGTTGGACGCAGAAAACGGTCGCCGCAAAACTTACACTCATACGGTCTTTCGCCGGTATGCGTGCGTATGTGGTGCTTAAGCGCATAAATTGTCGAGTAAGCTTTTGCTGTAATATATGGAATTtggtatatgaaattattgaaGTGTAAGGTCAACTTACGGCACATTGTGCAGAGGTAATCCTTTTCACCAGTGTGCATCACCATGTGGTAGCGCAACTTGGAAGCTGATATCATATGTTTACCGCATACGTGACACGGAAACATACGTTTCGGTTTAGGTTCTTTCGATTTTCGCGCTCTTTCGTGTGATTTATGTTCTTCCTTCGCATCTTCGGTTGCCGGGTTTTCCTCGTCGTTTGTTGGATTTAAACTCGAGTTTTCACATTCTTCATTCATGATGACTTTTTGTGAAGATTTGCGTTGCTTATTTCGTCCccgtttcttttttgttatgGAACTTTTCGCTAAATGTACTTCCATGTGTGCCTTTAGACCTGCTGCGGTAAAGTACCGTTGTTCGCAAATAGCACATTTGAATCGTCCtaaaacattaatatttaattttattattttttcagataattaaaataaatattactgaATGAAACCTTTAGGAAATATTTGAGCTTCTGGCGAAAACATTGGATCAGTCACTTCATCTTTAGTTGTATTTTCATCGGCTACGAACTCGTCATCGTCATCGAATGAAGATCGATCCTTTTCAAATGAATGCGCGATTTCAGTTTCATTGCAATTCTTTTCAGCTAAAATTCACAGTGTATAATTGTAATgtttaatgattatatataattctCTCACTCAAAAGCAATTTCAAAGGTTTCTCGTCTTCGCTATCGTAAAGAAAATCTGAGTAGGTATGCGATAAGGCGGGCGAATCCAATTTATTTGTAGTTGGACCAATATTTCTTTTCACTTCCTTAGAGATTACAAAAGTGAtaagttcaaatat
This genomic interval carries:
- the LOC105213919 gene encoding transcription factor 15 isoform X1, encoding MEYELLQNYPLMMDMLCEPQSISPAHSDASNGSESGKPRKEVNARERSRTQRFVNSAFTTLRSLIPTEPCDRKLSKIEILRLAKSYIAHLDAVIVTGNNDRPCANYSSQHRCENVISADKPRSTICTFCATLSANKS
- the LOC105213919 gene encoding transcription factor 15 isoform X2; protein product: MEYELLQNYPLMMDMLCEPQSISPAHSDASNGSESGKPRKEVNARERSRTQSVNSAFTTLRSLIPTEPCDRKLSKIEILRLAKSYIAHLDAVIVTGNNDRPCANYSSQHRCENVISADKPRSTICTFCATLSANKS
- the Zbtb17_0 gene encoding zinc finger protein 70 isoform X1, translating into MAKNLQLNCRACLRKCKSRHVSLLEIFQVSTETESVTYAEAYKNCTQLQAEIGADGLPEWLCNSCSRDLQYAYEFCIKAKKSYEKLHIQVTAQREEKARRVPSPSEFELPDNNTALGYALADADIIDSCSTQIMKCDKDPLEESDSDNEVKRNIGPTTNKLDSPALSHTYSDFLYDSEDEKPLKLLLTEKNCNETEIAHSFEKDRSSFDDDDEFVADENTTKDEVTDPMFSPEAQIFPKGRFKCAICEQRYFTAAGLKAHMEVHLAKSSITKKKRGRNKQRKSSQKVIMNEECENSSLNPTNDEENPATEDAKEEHKSHERARKSKEPKPKRMFPCHVCGKHMISASKLRYHMVMHTGEKDYLCTMCPKAYSTIYALKHHIRTHTGERPYECKFCGDRFLRPTTLKSHQRRHTGERPYGCDICGKRFIQHSSMTTHMKLNHMDKTIKCPHCEKKYARQTDLNTHLLSHTGDKPYPCQLCPSRFVRQANLNKHMNQQHAGKPNVTKLTHSTDDTRAQGGAFEENSKIYGVDELSNKNLLIAEGGTDFEDKCYDFNSAENAEDSSKFPPIHVTAEQDFVQLDSDDLVPWN
- the Zbtb17_0 gene encoding zinc finger protein 70 isoform X2, which encodes MEIFQVSTETESVTYAEAYKNCTQLQAEIGADGLPEWLCNSCSRDLQYAYEFCIKAKKSYEKLHIQVTAQREEKARRVPSPSEFELPDNNTALGYALADADIIDSCSTQIMKCDKDPLEESDSDNEVKRNIGPTTNKLDSPALSHTYSDFLYDSEDEKPLKLLLTEKNCNETEIAHSFEKDRSSFDDDDEFVADENTTKDEVTDPMFSPEAQIFPKGRFKCAICEQRYFTAAGLKAHMEVHLAKSSITKKKRGRNKQRKSSQKVIMNEECENSSLNPTNDEENPATEDAKEEHKSHERARKSKEPKPKRMFPCHVCGKHMISASKLRYHMVMHTGEKDYLCTMCPKAYSTIYALKHHIRTHTGERPYECKFCGDRFLRPTTLKSHQRRHTGERPYGCDICGKRFIQHSSMTTHMKLNHMDKTIKCPHCEKKYARQTDLNTHLLSHTGDKPYPCQLCPSRFVRQANLNKHMNQQHAGKPNVTKLTHSTDDTRAQGGAFEENSKIYGVDELSNKNLLIAEGGTDFEDKCYDFNSAENAEDSSKFPPIHVTAEQDFVQLDSDDLVPWN